One Acidicapsa ligni genomic region harbors:
- a CDS encoding ABC transporter ATP-binding protein has product MIEVRGVKKWIQNGSRKVEILKGIDLSIPAGQFVAIVGASGSGKSTLLGLLAGLDTPSEGEIILDGTPIHNLEEEALATVRGHKLGFVFQSYQLIPTLTALENVLLPFELNLPGSGIKQARALLDQVGLAERMDHYPVQLSGGEQQRVALARAFIVEPPIVMADEPTGNLDSINGQKVLELLLNRNSKAGTTLVLVTHDPQVAALAHRKIVLRDGMVVEDTLSAARAGLN; this is encoded by the coding sequence ATGATTGAAGTTCGCGGTGTCAAGAAGTGGATCCAGAACGGCTCACGCAAAGTAGAAATCCTCAAAGGCATAGACCTCTCCATCCCCGCCGGCCAGTTCGTCGCCATCGTCGGAGCCAGCGGTAGCGGAAAAAGTACGCTCCTCGGCCTCCTCGCCGGCCTCGATACGCCCAGCGAAGGCGAAATCATCCTCGATGGAACACCCATTCACAATCTCGAAGAAGAAGCTCTCGCCACCGTTCGCGGCCACAAGCTCGGCTTCGTCTTCCAGTCCTATCAGCTCATCCCAACCCTGACAGCTCTTGAGAACGTCCTCCTGCCCTTCGAACTCAACCTCCCCGGCAGCGGTATCAAGCAAGCCCGCGCACTTCTGGATCAGGTCGGCCTCGCCGAACGCATGGATCATTACCCGGTCCAACTCTCCGGCGGCGAACAGCAGCGCGTCGCGCTCGCCCGCGCCTTCATCGTCGAACCGCCCATCGTCATGGCCGACGAACCCACCGGCAACCTCGACTCCATCAACGGCCAAAAAGTTCTCGAACTGCTCCTGAACCGCAATAGCAAAGCAGGCACAACGCTGGTTCTCGTAACCCACGATCCCCAGGTTGCTGCTCTCGCCCATCGCAAAATCGTCCTCCGCGACGGCATGGTCGTCGAAGACACCCTTTCCGCAGCAAGAGCGGGGCTGAATTAA
- a CDS encoding arylesterase — MMVQARAAGPQKTLVCFGDSITAGYGLNDAVKQAYPAVLERLLTAKGYSYRVVNRGVSGDTTKDALARVNSIVALHPDVVLVEFGGNDGLRGLPMEITRKNLDGVLTALQAAHIRVLLVGITLPPNYGAEYIKSFDAVYRDASAKHHVALMPMLYEGIYAMPGTVQEDGIHPTAKGSQLIAEHLLPFVMPLLRR; from the coding sequence ATGATGGTTCAGGCGCGTGCGGCTGGTCCTCAGAAGACGCTGGTTTGTTTTGGCGATAGCATCACTGCCGGATATGGATTGAACGATGCGGTGAAGCAGGCCTATCCGGCGGTACTGGAGCGGTTGCTGACGGCGAAGGGATATTCGTATCGCGTTGTGAACCGCGGCGTGAGCGGGGACACGACCAAGGACGCCCTGGCGCGAGTGAACTCGATTGTGGCGCTGCATCCGGATGTGGTGCTGGTGGAGTTTGGCGGGAACGACGGCCTGCGCGGTCTGCCGATGGAGATCACGCGGAAGAATCTCGATGGCGTGCTGACGGCGTTACAGGCGGCGCATATTCGCGTGTTGCTGGTGGGTATTACGCTGCCGCCTAATTATGGCGCCGAGTACATCAAGAGCTTCGATGCGGTATACAGGGACGCTTCGGCGAAGCATCATGTAGCGCTGATGCCGATGCTTTACGAAGGAATCTACGCGATGCCGGGGACGGTCCAGGAGGATGGGATACATCCGACGGCGAAGGGTTCGCAGTTGATTGCGGAGCACCTTTTGCCATTTGTGATGCCGCTCCTGCGCCGGTAG
- a CDS encoding DUF1801 domain-containing protein, translating to MEKSDASQAQPASELISKKIAELGDWRGETLSRMRKLIQEADPQVIEEWKWMGTPVWSHDGILCTGESYKSVVKLTFAKGASLPDPDHLFNSSLEGNTRRAIDIHQGETMDESAFKALILQAIALNSSGKSKPSKKAKS from the coding sequence ATGGAAAAATCAGACGCAAGCCAAGCCCAGCCAGCATCGGAACTCATCTCAAAGAAAATTGCCGAACTAGGAGACTGGCGCGGAGAAACCCTCAGCAGAATGCGCAAGCTCATCCAGGAAGCAGACCCGCAGGTCATCGAGGAGTGGAAGTGGATGGGTACGCCCGTCTGGTCGCATGACGGCATCCTCTGCACAGGCGAATCCTATAAAAGTGTCGTGAAGCTGACCTTCGCCAAGGGTGCGTCTCTGCCGGATCCCGACCACCTCTTCAATTCCAGCCTCGAAGGAAACACCCGCCGCGCGATCGACATCCACCAGGGAGAAACAATGGACGAGTCCGCCTTCAAGGCGCTCATTCTCCAGGCAATTGCCCTCAACAGTTCTGGCAAGTCAAAGCCGTCGAAAAAAGCGAAGTCCTAA
- a CDS encoding TlpA family protein disulfide reductase gives MAYQPSAPYYKYVRTFRLSSLLCGLLLVAITGCDRGNHPSQTGRPAPDFNISDGATHIHLADYKGKVVLVNFWASWCVPCILELPSLLELQRQHPEIAVLAISIDEDEDAYKRFLVNHHVDLLTVRDPQETVATKYHTEMWPETFVIDRQGKIRRRFIGAEDWSTPEIRSYLSSL, from the coding sequence TACCAACCCTCAGCTCCGTATTATAAGTACGTGCGAACCTTCCGACTTTCATCGCTGCTCTGCGGACTTCTGCTAGTCGCCATCACCGGCTGCGACCGCGGCAACCATCCCTCGCAGACAGGTAGACCCGCGCCTGACTTCAACATCTCCGATGGCGCCACCCACATTCATCTCGCCGACTACAAAGGCAAAGTCGTTCTCGTGAACTTCTGGGCCAGTTGGTGCGTCCCCTGCATCCTTGAGCTGCCTTCTTTGCTCGAACTCCAGCGCCAGCACCCCGAGATCGCCGTACTGGCCATCAGCATCGACGAAGACGAGGACGCCTACAAGCGCTTCCTCGTCAACCATCACGTCGATCTCCTCACCGTCCGCGACCCCCAGGAAACAGTCGCCACCAAATATCACACCGAGATGTGGCCGGAAACCTTCGTCATCGACCGCCAGGGCAAAATCCGTCGCAGGTTCATCGGCGCAGAAGACTGGAGCACGCCCGAAATTCGCAGCTATCTCAGTTCACTCTGA